CTGAAAATCGTGCACCCCGACCAGCTTCAGTTCACGCGTGTGCAGCGCCGTCTCCTCCTGAATCTCACGCCGAATGCCTTCTTCGGGCGTTTCGCCGGCCTCCATGAATCCGGTGATGAGGCCAAACATGCGGTTTTGCCAAGCCGCATTGCGCGCCAGGAGCAGGTGTTCGCCTACCTGAACGATTGCCGCAAGAACCGGTGTGGGGTTGTTCCAATGCGTGAAGTCGCAAGCGGTACAACGCAGCCTTTGGGTGAAGCCACCGTCTTCCTGCTCGCCGCGCAAAGCCAGCGGCGCGGCACACTGCGGGCAAAAACGGAAATCACTGCTCATAAATCACCTGTCGTTGGGCGGGGCGGGTTGCGCCCCTCCGGATCGGCTCAGCGCCGCCATGAATGGCGGCGCTGGCTGTCATTCTGGAGTGGGCATTGTCACGCCGGGAACACGCCGGTGGACAAATACCTGTCGCCCCGGTCACACACCACAAACACCACGGTGGCGTTTTCAACCTGTTGCGCCACCTGCATCGCCACCCAACATGCGCCAGCAGCCGAGATCCCGCCAAAGATGCCCTCTTCCCGTGCCATGCGCCGGCAGGTGTCTTCGGCATCGGCCTGGCTCACATAGACCATTTCATCGATGTGGGTGGGGTCGTAAATTTTTGGCAGATACTCGGCCGGCCATTTGCGAATGCCCGGAATGCGCGAGCCTTCACTGGGCTGCGCACCAATGATGCGAACGTTGGGGTTGCGGGACTTGAGGTAGCGGGATACACCGGTGATGGTGCCCGTCGTTCCCATGGCGCTGACGAAATGGGTGATTTTCCCGCCCGTTTGCTCCCAGATTTCCGGGCCGGTGGTTTCAAAATGGATGCGCGGGTTGTCGGCGTTTGCGAACTGGTCCAGTACGCGGCCTTTGCCTTCGCGTTGCATCTTCTCGGCCAGATCCCTGGCGTACTCCATGCCACCACTCTTTGGCGTGAGAATCAATTCCGCACCAAACGCCTTCATGGTCTGGGCGCGCTCGATGGACAGATCCTCCGGCATGATCAGGACCATGCGGTAGCCTTTGATGGCCGCAGCCATCGCCAGGGCGATGCCCGTGTTGCCAGAAGTGGCTTCAATCAAAGTGTCGCCGGGTCTGATTTCACCGCGCTCCTCAGCCCGTCGAATCATCGAAACCGCCGGCCGGTCCTTTACCGAGCCTGCCGGGTTGTTTCCCTCCAGCTTGCCCAGAATCACATTTCCGCGAGCCAGGTTGTCGGCTGCGCCCATGCGTTGCAGGGCGACGATGGGCGTGTTGCCGATCGCTTGTTCAATGGTCGGATAAATCATGCTCCGAATGTGCCATAATTTCGATCTCCCCGAATTAGCCCGGGTGGTGAAATTGGTAGACGCAGGGGACTCAAAATCCCCCTCCGAAAGGAGTGCCGGTTCGATTCCGGCCCCGGGCACCACAACAAAGCCGCACAGCTCCCGCTGTGCGGCTTTTTTGTTGTCCGCTGCCGTCAACCCTTCAACCGCTGCGCCCGTTCGAGCTCATCTTCGAGCACCCGCCTGTAAATGCCGGGCAACTCGGAACTCATCTTGTTGCTTTCAATACCGTAGCCCAGGCTGGTCCAGGTGCCGGAGAGGCGCCTCAGCACGGTCTGGGTTTTGCCCTGACGCAAGAGCGCGGAGAAATCAGCGCGCCAGACCCGGGTATCGGTCAGCCACTCGTAGATCACCAGGTCCTGGTAGATCGGCTCGAAGCTCATTTCACTGTCTTCGGTCTCTCCCGGCACACGATCGGGGTGGTAGCGCAACGCGAGTGCTGTCCAGGTTGAGTTGAGCAGCTGGTAGCGGCCTGCGGCGGTGGAACAGTTGCCTCGGTTGGGGCCACGACCAATGGGCTGACACTGGTTGGGATGGGTGTCAAGCGACCAGACAAAGCTGCTGCCGTGAAGCACGTTGTAGGGTCGCAACACGTTGGACTCGCTGGCAGAAATGGTGCGCATCAGGGCGCGCACATAGGGGTCCCCCCCTTGCATCACCAGCGGCTGCGTGCCGGGCACCAGAATCAACGGCCGCCACCACCACAGCAAGATCAGCATCACGGTCACCATGACCAGACTGAACACCACCCGGCTCGACAGAATCCGCTCCCGAAGCCACACCCAGCGCGAGCGCGCAGGCGGGGAAGGCTCGGGTTCGGAGGGGGAATTCATGGCAGGGGCAAGGCGTGAACAGCACCGCAGGTCTGCGGCAGGTTGATGGGTTGCCTTCCCACAAGGGCAAGGGCAGCCTGAGAGAATAGCGGTTCTTCAGCCTTTCGAACACACACGGACCGCTTTTCAATGACCTTGCTTTTGCCCGCGCTCGCGCTCTTGACAGGGCTCGCACTTCTGGTTTGGAGCGCAGACCAGTTTGTGGATGGGGCGTCCGCCACTGCGACCCATTTTTCGATGCCCCCACTGCTGGTGGGCATGGTCATCGTGGGATTTGGCACGTCGGCCCCCGAAATGGTGGTGTCGACGCTGGCGGCCTCCCAGGGCAACCCGGCACTCGCGCTGGGCAACGCCTGGGGTTCCAACATCGTGAACACCGCCTTCATTCTTGGCGTGACGGCCTTGGTCAGCCCCATTCTTGTGCGCTCGGTCATCTTGAAAAAAGAGCTGCCTGTGCTGATGGCTGTGATGGCTTTGGCGGGTTATCTCGTGTGGGACAGTGTGATCAGCCGTCTGGACGCATGGATTCTGCTCTCGGTGTTCTTTGCCCTGATGGGGTGGTCGATCTGGGAAGGCATGCGGGGGAAAAACGACGCCCTGGGCAAAGAAACCGAGGCCAGTTTAAAAGCCAGCGCAATGCCTTTGCCCAAAGCGCTCACGGCGCTGGGCATTGGCCTGGCCGTGCTCGTTGGCAGCTCCCAACTGCTGGTTTGGGGCGCGGTAACCATTGCCCAGTCGCTCGGTGTCAGCGATCTGGTGATCGGTCTCACGGTGCTGGCGATTGGCACATCCCTGCCCGAACTGGCCGCCTGTGTCGCAGCGGCACGCAAGGGAGAGCACGACATCGCGCTGGGCAATGTGCTCGGCTCCA
This region of Hydrogenophaga crassostreae genomic DNA includes:
- a CDS encoding NUDIX domain-containing protein, with the protein product MSSDFRFCPQCAAPLALRGEQEDGGFTQRLRCTACDFTHWNNPTPVLAAIVQVGEHLLLARNAAWQNRMFGLITGFMEAGETPEEGIRREIQEETALHTRELKLVGVHDFQRMNQVIITYHAVAEGEIRLSPELVEYKLLRPEQVKCWQAGTGLALADWLRSRGIEPSFMELPPPQTFSDASSEVK
- the cysM gene encoding cysteine synthase CysM; protein product: MIYPTIEQAIGNTPIVALQRMGAADNLARGNVILGKLEGNNPAGSVKDRPAVSMIRRAEERGEIRPGDTLIEATSGNTGIALAMAAAIKGYRMVLIMPEDLSIERAQTMKAFGAELILTPKSGGMEYARDLAEKMQREGKGRVLDQFANADNPRIHFETTGPEIWEQTGGKITHFVSAMGTTGTITGVSRYLKSRNPNVRIIGAQPSEGSRIPGIRKWPAEYLPKIYDPTHIDEMVYVSQADAEDTCRRMAREEGIFGGISAAGACWVAMQVAQQVENATVVFVVCDRGDRYLSTGVFPA
- a CDS encoding glycoside hydrolase family 24 protein gives rise to the protein MNSPSEPEPSPPARSRWVWLRERILSSRVVFSLVMVTVMLILLWWWRPLILVPGTQPLVMQGGDPYVRALMRTISASESNVLRPYNVLHGSSFVWSLDTHPNQCQPIGRGPNRGNCSTAAGRYQLLNSTWTALALRYHPDRVPGETEDSEMSFEPIYQDLVIYEWLTDTRVWRADFSALLRQGKTQTVLRRLSGTWTSLGYGIESNKMSSELPGIYRRVLEDELERAQRLKG
- a CDS encoding calcium/sodium antiporter; its protein translation is MTLLLPALALLTGLALLVWSADQFVDGASATATHFSMPPLLVGMVIVGFGTSAPEMVVSTLAASQGNPALALGNAWGSNIVNTAFILGVTALVSPILVRSVILKKELPVLMAVMALAGYLVWDSVISRLDAWILLSVFFALMGWSIWEGMRGKNDALGKETEASLKASAMPLPKALTALGIGLAVLVGSSQLLVWGAVTIAQSLGVSDLVIGLTVLAIGTSLPELAACVAAARKGEHDIALGNVLGSNLFNTLAVVGIAGAISPMVLAPEVVTRDWPVMAGLTVLLFLFGWGFRGRQGRINRLEACILLTAYVGYTGWLLVSTAQTI